The genomic stretch ACAGTCGCGTCATCTTATGACTGACCAACCACAAATCTTAGCAGCCATTCGACATAGCCTGGGCATTTAAATATGACGTGCTGGTCTTTACTTCTCTGTGCATTCTACAGACATTGAGGGAAAGCATTGCTCTTGTCCCCTATGGCCACTAACATCTCTTTTCACCCTGGTTTGTTTAGTTACTTGACTATAATGCAATATCCTTCGTTAACCTTCTCTTGATTCAGGTTCTGTGACTGGCGAAGAACGTAAAGAGTTACTCGGGCAAAAAGGTGCAACAGTCTGGTTGACAGGTCTTAGCGCTAGCGGAAAGGTAAGAGAATAACTGCTTGCTGTTAGCTGTTAGTTAAATGACACTGACAACCTGAGCTAGTCAACGATTGCGTGTGCCCTTGAGCAGCATCTGCTACACTCCAAGAAGTTTACATATCGCCTCGATGGTGATAACGTGAGATTTGGACTGAACAAAGACCTCGGTTTTGACGAAAAATCTCGCAATGAGAACATAAGGAGGATAGGAGAGGTATATCCTCATTCATGTTTTTCATACACCGACTCGCCCACTAATACTGATTAATTTCTTCTGACAGGTTTCCAAATTGTTCACAGATGCAGGGTGCATCACAGTCACAGCCTTCATTTCTCCCTACCGAGCCGATAGAGATTTGGCTAGAGATCTTCACAAACAATCATCTTTGCCTTTCATCGAGGTTTTTGTTGACGCACCGCTAGAAGTAGTGGAAGCTAGAGATCCTAAAGGACTATACAAGAAAGCACGAGCTGGTGAAATCAAAGGTACATGTCTGCGGCTTTAAAATGAATGGCTATCTGAAAGATTGTCTCTACACAGAATTCACCGGAATATCAGCACCATACGAAGCTCCTTCCTCTCCAGAAATCCATATAAAAACCGACCAAGTCAGTGTTGCCAATGCTGTTCAGATAATTACCGACTACTTGGTCGCCAACAACTACATCCTACCTTAAAGTTATTTATTCTTGTTTTACGAACAATACAATCTTAGTAACAAAACAACTTTTATGATATGTTATCATTCACCTCCGTTTGCCAGCTGTCGGGGATGGGTGATTCTGCACCAAAATCACcgtcgctttcttcttcgattGCATTATCCAACATGTTGTTTAGTCCAGATTCAACAGTTGCTAACCAATG from Psilocybe cubensis strain MGC-MH-2018 chromosome 2, whole genome shotgun sequence encodes the following:
- a CDS encoding Adenylyl-sulfate kinase; protein product: MATNISFHPGSVTGEERKELLGQKGATVWLTGLSASGKSTIACALEQHLLHSKKFTYRLDGDNVRFGLNKDLGFDEKSRNENIRRIGEVSKLFTDAGCITVTAFISPYRADRDLARDLHKQSSLPFIEVFVDAPLEVVEARDPKGLYKKARAGEIKEFTGISAPYEAPSSPEIHIKTDQVSVANAVQIITDYLVANNYILP